GGCTTCTGCACAGGAGGGGAGAGGTAGAAATTACAATAAACTAAAACCTCTGAAAGGTGCTAAAGCTGCCTCAGATCAGAAGCGTTCCCACTAAAACCTTGCTTACGAAAAAGGTTTCCAATGTAAGCCCATAAGAATTTCCAGAAAACAAAGACCAGAAAAAAATCACGCATTGTCgagaaaacaaaacgaaaaagCTTCCACAAGTGACAGTCatgagacaaaaaaaagaaaaaacgcgAACCACTTGATCcacacagacaaaatagactgacagaaaaatactttataaaattcACGTGTATAAAATACAAGATGAATTTTTAATCACGGTTTGTGGAGGCAACGGttatcatttttcaaaatagacatatgtgaaaaagaaatcaaataaaatgtgTTTGAACGAACACTAGAAGAGATTAAATTAAAACCTCAAAGAATGTGATTACGTCCTCCAGCGGAGACGGCGGACATGGGGAAGAGGGACCAGCCGGCGTGCAGCGGTgcagggcagaggctggagaCGCGGGGCTGAGCATCCCCGCCCGATATGAACAAAGAAGGCTTCCGGTCAGACACCCATCGCAGCCGTACGGAACGTACACACTGTACGGACACCGTAGAGGACTGATATTGTCCCCACAGGAAGTGTCCGCTGCGCCTGCCCAGAATAGGAAGTAGGAACACATAGTCACAGGAAGCAGACAGCAACGGGAAGGAAAATTGATGCACACTTCCCAAAGATGAACCCCGGGCAGCTAGTGCTCTCCGGGCCTCATGCCTGAAAGGAAGAGCCACCGGAGAAGTTCCGGTACCATCTGGGGCAGAAGAAGCTGCCATGGAAGAGCCTGCAGCTCCCTCTGAACCCTCTGGGGCAGCCAGGGCCCCTGTGGGTGCCGTGGCAGCAGGGGAGGGTGCAGCTGGGCCCAGTGTCCCCGTGCGCCCGGCCTCCCGGCAGCCTGTGGCTCCAAGCCCAGCCCTCCTCCGAACGTCACGTCGGaggcctgcccaggcctcagggggaggggctgggcccagCTGGCTGCCTAGCCGGAGCACCGGCAGCTGGACAAAGCAAATCACCTGCAGGTATTATCTGCATGGGATGTGCAAGGAGGGGGAGAACTGTCGCTACTCCCACGACCTCTCAGGCCGGCAGATGGCCAGGGAGAGCCGCAGTTCATCGCCTCAGGCCTCTACAGACCGAGGTGCCAGTACGGCTGCGCACGTTGAGACCCTGCCTCAGGAAGTAGCGGAAGCCCCCCCTGCTGCGTCCTCACGCTCCTTGCCTGTGATTGGCTCAGCTGCTGAAAGGGGTTTCTTTGAAGCGGCCAGATACAATGTAGGCCTGGAAgctgcaggaggagcaggtgcagaAGGCTGGGCAGATGCCGTTGAGTTTGTTCCCGGGCAACCCTACTGGGGCCGCAGCACCTTTACTGTTCCCGAGGCTCATCTGCAGAGCCTAGTGACTGCGAGGGAGCAGATTGCTGTGGGCGTGGGGGAGCAGCTTTGCCGCGATGCTGCCATGGGGCGGTGCTTTCGTGGGGAGAGCTGTATGTATCAACATGGAGAGATATGCGATATGTGTGGGCTGCAGGTCTTACACCCGGTGGATGCTGTCCAGAGGGAAGAGCACATAAGGGCCTGTGTTGAAGCACATGAGAAGGATATGGAACTCTCGTTTGCTGTGCAGCGCAGTATGGACAAAGTGTGTGGCATCTGCATGGAGGTTGTCTATGACAGAGTCAACCCCAGTGACCGCCGCTTTGGCATCCTCTCCAACTGCAACCATGCCTACTGTCTTAGGTGTATCCGCAGGTGGAGGAGTGCCAGACACTTTGGGAGCAGGCTGGTCAAATCCTGCCCACAGTGCAGGGTCACCTCCAACTTTGTCATACCCAGTGAGTTCTGggtggaggaagaagaagagaagcagaaacttATTCAGCAGTACAAGGAGGCAATGAGCAACAAGACCTGCAGGTATTTTGCTCAAAGTGGGGGTTTTTGCCCATTTGGAGAGAACTGCTTTTACAAGCATGCAGACcctgagggcctgggagaggAGCCTGTGCAGGTGGGAGAGGGCAACATGCCCTTTAAACGCTGTAAAAAAGAGCTTGTCATGCTTCGGCTGGCCAATCTGTTGTTTAAGTGTTTTCTTTCAGTGGGAGACAATGAGCTCCCCTTCTTGGAGGACCAGTGGGACTTGCTTCATTATGagctagaaaaaatatttaaatttgagtCTGTAGCATTATGCTGTGGCATGTGGTCTAGTGTGCTGAGGCTCTGTCATCCGCTATTGCCTGTTTTCTGTTTATAGACACATCTGTCACTTACAGGAGCCGTTGAAGTCATTTCCATTGAGCATCCATCACTGTTTTCTTGCCCATCCTCATTTGTTTCCTGCTACGATTATGGTGTCTCACTGTGTTAAAAAGTAATAGAAAGTCCTTAATGTTATTGTTTGGTGAAATTAATATTACTGTCAGTTTATGGTTTATTTTGTCATCTCTGTTTTCAACAGGATTGACTCAGTTCTAGTCTAGTGTTTACAGAATTTCCACACTCATTTTGAAGTCCCTCAAGAATAAATGTGACAGGGTGAAGGGAGAAGTCTTAACTGAACAAGGAGCTTTTTGCTACTACAGCCTTAAGAAATGGACCCTGGCGGGGCCTTGTGGTGCAGCTGCTCATCTCTTGTTGTTTACATGTTGTTCCTTCCCTCATTCCCCTTAAAGTGCACTCTTTAACTTGTGGTTACCTTGTGGTTTTGTGTTTTGCTtgaccagaaccaggtgcatatGTTTACATGTTTTTATCCTGTTTAGCTTGAtgtgaaattatttatatttggaagcatatatttaagaattatatatataaagagagacaTGCATATAAACGTGTATAAAAGTtatgtatttgaaaatatatatataaaagatatacACCATCCTATGATATAATGTTTATGTAATAAAGTAAATACAGAGCTGAAAGCTGAAGGTCAGATGCTAGTAGGACtcactgttgtgtgtgtgtgaggtgtgtgAATAATCTTTCTGTCCCTTTCACAGGCTTCAGTGTTTAGCATCTAATGAAAACAGCTATTCAAGTGGCTGTGGTCAAATGTGGCAGACACAGATCTTAAACGACTTACAAAGTATGATATTGGTAATTCCTATGATGGCATTAATAGCTCACTCTGCTATTATAAATACAGAAGTGTGTGTTCCTGTGCATTTTAGCACCatcttattatttcttataacagTACAATCCTGGACTCAGACACACAGTTCTTTGTatccaatattttttattatctataGACATTCCAAACAAAGGATTTTGACAAAAATTTCAATGtataaatgacaagattataaaagagaaaacgaaataataaaaatattgaaaccaGTCTGAATGCAACAATGGAAAAATTTAAAGTGGAATatagaaaggaataaaactaAATATCATAGTAATATGTAAAGTTTATAACACAAATACACcataattaaatgaaaagtgtttaaaaactaaaagctaaACATTATCAGAcctgattaaaattaaaatgaaactgtATGCTCTTTAACATACACATGTACAATATAAGAatacagaaacattaaaaataagacGATGAAAAAATCAAACAGGTGCTTTGACCTTTTGTCATAGGCAAAGTTcatattaaagaaaaacacattacTGAACATAAATAAGGATGGTATATAAACAAACTATAATTTACTGGGAAGAAAACTATTCCAATTTTGTGTTCATTTAATAACATAGCATCAGATACACACAGAATTGagagtagaaaaatagaaaatcttagtGGACAATTTTAATACATCTTTTCAGTAActgaagaagcaaagaaagaaagactgtATGTTGAACAGCAAAATTTTAACATTCTACCTTATTGATCAGTATAAAATGCTGTATGCATCAACTGCAGAATGCTCTTGGCTAAGATAGCTGAAAATATTGTGGGGGGCCGGAGTCCCGGGAAATTCAGACTGGCCTGACTATCCAACAAAGACAGGGCACATTCACAGGTTTTAGACCATTTACTAAGCACTCTCCAAAGCaccaatttaattctcagaaccACCTTATGAGGTATGTGGTATGATTTTTCTCATTATCCCAATGAGGTAAATAAGGTAGAGAGATTAAATTACCTGCCCATGTAGCTATGACCCATATGTATAAACTAGTGGAAGAGTGAATGGAACTCAGGTAGTGTATTTCCAGAGCACAGGCACTATGCTGCCTCTTCACCCACATATGTGACCAGGAGTGGGTGGACCAGCTGAATATAGCTACTGGAAGCACATGTGAAATCTTTAGGTTCAgctaagtgggaaaaaatgggCACAAATAAGCTCCTACTAAATGTGGGAGGCTTGGGGCTTTAGCTGTGCCAGACTCAGTATTTCTTAGCCCACTGCTAAGGATATGCCATCTATATTTTACACTCCCTACCTTCTGATATGATTCCTGATTCTATGGGTAACTATCTCAGCCTGTTTCACTAGATTCTTTACCATATTCCTTCCCTCTTGCTTTCTCTTATTCAAAGAATTCACCAATTGGAGCCCATAGATGGCTGGGTATTACTGGCATGTAGGGTGAGTGattcaaaatgaaatacaaacatTCTCCCACCTCCAAGGCTGCCCTAGTCGTGCAGGGGAAATAGGGCTTTGATGACCAACCAACCAAAGAACAGGACCGGATGAGGCACTCCAGAAGACGGTACTGATACCAAAGGCTCAGAAGATAAGCTCTGGGGCCATCCAGTGGCGGAGCAGTTAATTGggcaccttctgctttggtggcctggggttcgctggttcggatctctggtgtggacacggcaccgcttggcaagccatgctgtgataggcatcccactataaagtaaaggaatataggcacagatgtgagctcagggccagtcttcctcagcaaaaagaggaggattggcagcagatgttagctcagggttaatcttcctcaaaagaaaaaaaaaaagaaaagagctctgAGTAGTGGCTTAGCTGTCAAGGAGGGGTTTTTAAGCCAAGCATGGGACACTTTGAAAACTATGTCCTAATATACACTAACATTGTGACATAAtcactttttttggggggggggtaagattagccctgagctaactactgccaatcctcctctttttgctgaggaagactggccctgagctaacatccgtgcccatcttcctccactttatacgtgggatgcctaccacagcatggctttttgccaagtggtgccatgtccacacccaggatccgaggtgaaccctgggccgccaaaacagaacgtgcacacttaatcactgaaccaccgggctggcccctctcattTTTATTCAGATAATATCTTTACCCAAACCATCATCATGAAGTTCAGGAGCTATAGTAGGGCCAGGCTTAGGAGAAGATAAAATGGTTTGGGCGACAGACAAAGGGTGATTAGAATCCTAACTCTGCCTTTTACCAGCCTGTGCAGTCTGGAGCAAGTCACTTAAATTTTCTACtcctcagtttctttatatgAGAAATGGGTATAACACCACCTATTTTgtagggttcttgtgaggatcaAATTTAAGCTGGACAAATAGCTTGCAACACAGGTGGTATTTTTAAAGTGGCATGTATAAAAAAAGAGATTAGTGTGTGTTAGTGGATCTGAGAAGAGCTGGCCCAGAATTAATACTCCACCAATTTTTATTCATTGGGAATCTTTGCAACTTGTGTTTAggtaacattattattttatgattaCTTTCATAGGAAGGGAGCTCATTacctttattttcataatttcaaaaAGACCAAGTAATTTTTTCAGCAAAAGTCATCCAGTTAAAAGTGTGCTATTCAATTGCTGAAAATATAGTAAATAACAAAAAAGATGTATTATTTGGATGCCTacatgaggaaaataagaaataagatgatgtttaaaaaaaatgggatTCCCTATTCCCACCTCAGATCATTCAGAAAGAATCAAATAACAGGGATGTCACAGCCATGAAGGCTGGACAAAGTCTTCCAGAGGCCTTCCCATGAGGACAGCTGGGCTATCCCTGTTGTAGTCAGGAACAAAGGAACACTTGCAAACAAAAGTTTGTTCTGTGAATGAGTCAGTGTGTGCTGACCCCTTCTTAAAGGACTCAAGACTTAGCCTGGGAGTCAGTACAAAAGGTATCATTCTACCCAAAGGAAAAATGCCTGGGTGAAGCAAGTCTGATTTGCTTGAGCTCCTGGTGTCTAAATTTGAGGGATGTACAGACTTAGCAATACGCTAAAAGTTTACTTGTTACTCTGTCCTCTCTACGATGTGGAAACCACTTTGTCTTACGTGTTACTAAATCCATTTACTTAATTTCAATGAGTTAAAGGGAAACAGTCTCATTCCATAATCAATGCCCATGTGCTCTTCCATTTTGCACTTTTGTAAAATATCTCAGAGATGTGGTACTGTTTCCACAGCAGATGCTAAACTAAAACCTTGGTGTGACGTGGAGTTGGGGTACAGATGGGAAAAGGGATGTTTGGAAAATAACCTAGCATTATGGCAAAGACTAAATTAATATTTCTTGATTAATGGAAAATTATACTTACCATAATCTATAGGATAGGGCCAAATCTATGCTCAgagtaaaactaattttaaatacTAATATACATTGTCTAGAAAGACAAATTGCATAATTAAATAGGTAACAAAATctgtaaattttaaagaaactacaacacacacacagcagataGAATTAAGGAAGATTAAAGCAAAAATCAGTGGATTAGAAAATTGAAAGATAAACGCTGctgctttgaaaaaataaacatataaacggttaatcaaaaataaagaagaaagtgcAATTAAACAAAATAGGAAACAATAAATAGGAAGTAATCAAAGATAAAAGGACACtagagaaatgggagaaaaatccTTGTTATACTGAGGCAAATGCAGTTGGAAAagtgaaatagatttaaaatgtacaaaataaacataattttccaAACATCGATCCAGAAGACAAAGTAAATCAAACCAGTTACTGATGAAAAATTAAAGTTGTCATGAATGTACTTACTCTGCTGtcccaaaaaaagagaagagcaagAAAAGATATTTACCTAGTAATTTACTAAAACCTTAACTATATTACAATGCTGTATAAACCATTTGAGAGAACAGAAGAGGGGCCCTTATGAATGACACATAACATTGGTATCAAAATGTTACCAATACAGTACACTACAAAGATAACTATATCTCAATCTTATTTATGAGTATTGATTCCAAAAATTGCAAATGAAATGTtaacaaacaaaacataacacTGTAGTAGAAGAATAAGACATCAGGAAGGACTATGTtatattccaggaaaaaaaggataatagaacaagagaaaatattttatcttaatatATCCAGAGAAATAATCATACAAGCATCTTCATATATCCAAAAAAACACTAAATTCATGATCAATATGATTATTTTATAGGTAATATAGATGCATAAGTTATAAatattatctatatatatgtatgtgtatacatatttattttatacatgtctatactttttttaaatgcaca
This is a stretch of genomic DNA from Equus caballus isolate H_3958 breed thoroughbred chromosome 1, TB-T2T, whole genome shotgun sequence. It encodes these proteins:
- the MKRN3 gene encoding probable E3 ubiquitin-protein ligase makorin-3 translates to MEEPAAPSEPSGAARAPVGAVAAGEGAAGPSVPVRPASRQPVAPSPALLRTSRRRPAQASGGGAGPSWLPSRSTGSWTKQITCRYYLHGMCKEGENCRYSHDLSGRQMARESRSSSPQASTDRGASTAAHVETLPQEVAEAPPAASSRSLPVIGSAAERGFFEAARYNVGLEAAGGAGAEGWADAVEFVPGQPYWGRSTFTVPEAHLQSLVTAREQIAVGVGEQLCRDAAMGRCFRGESCMYQHGEICDMCGLQVLHPVDAVQREEHIRACVEAHEKDMELSFAVQRSMDKVCGICMEVVYDRVNPSDRRFGILSNCNHAYCLRCIRRWRSARHFGSRLVKSCPQCRVTSNFVIPSEFWVEEEEEKQKLIQQYKEAMSNKTCRYFAQSGGFCPFGENCFYKHADPEGLGEEPVQVGEGNMPFKRCKKELVMLRLANLLFKCFLSVGDNELPFLEDQWDLLHYELEKIFKFESVALCCGMWSSVLRLCHPLLPVFCL